The following coding sequences are from one uncultured Cohaesibacter sp. window:
- a CDS encoding peroxiredoxin, with protein MLGIGDKLPEFTVTGVKPGFNEIVEDGVEAFEPITEKSFDGKWKVIFFYPKDFTFVCPTEIAEFARLKDEFEDRDAVVMGGSTDNEFVKLAWRRDHPDLNRLPIWSFADTKGELIDGLGVRHPDGVAYRYTYVVDPDNTIQHVYATNLNVGRNPKDTLRVLDALQTDELCPCNRDIGGATLVG; from the coding sequence ATGCTTGGCATTGGCGATAAACTTCCTGAATTTACTGTAACAGGCGTAAAACCTGGTTTTAATGAAATTGTTGAAGACGGCGTTGAGGCATTTGAGCCAATCACCGAGAAAAGCTTCGATGGCAAATGGAAAGTCATCTTCTTCTATCCGAAAGACTTCACCTTTGTTTGCCCGACCGAAATCGCAGAATTTGCTCGTCTGAAAGACGAGTTCGAAGATCGCGACGCTGTCGTTATGGGCGGCTCCACTGACAACGAATTCGTAAAACTGGCATGGCGTCGTGATCATCCGGATCTCAACAGACTGCCTATCTGGAGCTTTGCAGACACCAAAGGCGAACTGATCGACGGCCTTGGCGTACGCCATCCGGACGGCGTAGCTTACCGTTACACCTATGTTGTTGACCCTGACAACACCATCCAGCACGTCTATGCAACCAACCTCAATGTTGGTCGTAACCCGAAAGACACCCTGCGCGTTCTCGACGCCCTGCAGACAGACGAACTGTGCCCATGCAACCGTGACATCGGCGGCGCAACACTGGTTGGCTAA
- a CDS encoding carboxymuconolactone decarboxylase family protein: protein MTIDSLKSHMPDFAKDVKLNLSNIAGDESLTDQQKYGLMVACAIATRNPAIREAFLAEAADKLSPEALTAAKGAATMMGMNNVYYRFVHLASNKEYASLQAKLRMNFIGRPGVDKVDFELWSLAVSAINGCGMCIDSHEAVLRQGGMTTEQIQTAIRFAAIIQSAAIALEAA from the coding sequence ATGACCATCGATAGCCTCAAATCCCACATGCCTGACTTCGCCAAGGACGTGAAGCTGAACCTGTCCAACATTGCAGGGGACGAAAGCCTGACAGATCAGCAGAAATACGGCCTGATGGTTGCTTGCGCCATCGCAACCCGCAATCCAGCCATCCGCGAAGCCTTTTTGGCAGAAGCTGCCGACAAACTCTCCCCAGAAGCCCTGACCGCAGCCAAAGGCGCGGCAACCATGATGGGCATGAACAACGTCTATTATCGTTTCGTCCATCTTGCTTCCAACAAGGAATACGCTTCCCTGCAAGCAAAATTGCGCATGAATTTCATCGGTCGCCCGGGCGTAGACAAGGTGGATTTCGAGCTCTGGAGCCTCGCCGTTTCCGCCATCAACGGCTGTGGCATGTGCATCGACTCACACGAAGCAGTATTGCGTCAGGGTGGCATGACCACCGAACAGATCCAGACGGCGATTCGCTTTGCCGCCATCATCCAGTCTGCAGCCATTGCATTGGAAGCAGCTTAA
- a CDS encoding helix-turn-helix domain-containing protein, whose translation MAIPRPGNPVRGSQSGAPVMAAFDLLGRRWAMGIIWNLNMGPATFRTLQDHCETISPSILNSRLKDLREAGLIEKTAQGYALTRLGEELFALLKPLADWSVRWAEKLSNESAVVDSDKK comes from the coding sequence ATGGCGATACCACGCCCCGGAAATCCTGTCCGAGGCTCCCAGAGCGGAGCCCCGGTCATGGCAGCATTTGATCTGTTAGGCCGTCGTTGGGCCATGGGGATCATCTGGAACCTCAATATGGGGCCTGCCACCTTCAGAACATTGCAGGATCACTGCGAAACCATTTCTCCCTCCATTCTGAATAGTCGCTTGAAAGATCTGCGTGAAGCGGGGCTGATCGAAAAGACGGCGCAAGGCTATGCTCTGACCCGTCTGGGAGAGGAGCTCTTTGCTTTGCTGAAACCTCTGGCGGACTGGTCTGTTCGCTGGGCTGAGAAGTTGTCAAATGAAAGCGCAGTGGTGGATTCCGACAAGAAATGA
- a CDS encoding Rrf2 family transcriptional regulator, with translation MRLTQQANYSVRILMYCAAKKEEFAKVSEIAQVFGISEYHLFKILPILVSNGFITTHRGRNGGLKLAKEPTEITLGQIIRAAEENFHLADCFDEGSYDCPLLSMCDFNQALNDALESFLQALDKYTLADLTAKEGDMRNLLNIAQVETA, from the coding sequence ATGAGATTGACTCAGCAAGCAAATTATTCGGTACGCATTTTGATGTATTGTGCAGCCAAGAAAGAAGAGTTTGCCAAGGTCAGTGAAATTGCTCAGGTTTTCGGGATTTCGGAATATCACCTGTTCAAGATTCTTCCTATTCTGGTTTCCAATGGCTTTATCACGACCCATCGTGGTCGCAATGGCGGGTTGAAGCTGGCCAAGGAACCTACCGAGATTACTCTGGGGCAAATTATTCGGGCCGCAGAAGAGAATTTCCATCTTGCCGATTGTTTTGATGAAGGCAGTTACGATTGTCCCTTGTTGTCCATGTGCGATTTCAATCAGGCGCTCAATGATGCTCTGGAATCCTTCCTTCAGGCTTTGGATAAATATACCCTGGCTGATCTTACGGCCAAAGAAGGGGATATGCGCAATCTGCTCAATATCGCACAAGTGGAAACAGCCTGA
- the rpmF gene encoding 50S ribosomal protein L32 — translation MAVPKSKVTRMKRGFRRSADALKQSVYVEDKDSGELRRPHHIDLKTGMYRGRQILEAKD, via the coding sequence ATGGCTGTGCCAAAAAGTAAAGTGACCCGTATGAAGCGTGGCTTCCGCCGCTCTGCGGACGCACTCAAGCAGTCGGTCTATGTCGAAGACAAGGATTCTGGCGAACTGCGCCGTCCTCATCATATCGACCTGAAGACCGGCATGTATCGTGGTCGTCAGATTTTGGAAGCTAAAGACTAA
- a CDS encoding thiamine pyrophosphate-binding protein, with amino-acid sequence MTLTTGATLLVDCLVEQGASAIFGVPGESYLAVLNAIYDAPSLRYINARQEGGASMMADAWSKLTGEVGLCMVTRGPGATNASSGVHVAFQDSTPMILFIGQVASDQIEREAFQEIDYRRMFGQMAKWVAQIDDAARIPEYIARAYRTALSGRPGPVVLALPEDMLVKEIEKPAILPAKATPADSAPSAAALAELESLVDKAERPFMIVGGGGWSLKAKEAVTSFAEKNGIPVGTSFRCQDYFPNNHPNFAGHVGIGIDPALAKRVKQSDLLIVLGARLGEMTTSGYTLINTPVPSQTLIHIHADPEELGRVYQPTLAIAARHETMALMLGELGQIRTTVDAEWVSDARAGYDAFSAIPERKLPGDVQMAEIVKHVVANTPDNTVFTNGAGNYAIWVHRFIKYRGWRTQLAPTSGSMGYGMPAVVAAAIQDPSRPAICFAGDGCFQMTCQEFATAAQEGAPIKVIVVNNSMYGTIRMHQEREYPTRISGTSLTNPDFTAMAAAMGGHSEKVLKTEEFPAAFERMMAHDGPALIEIVTEQEALTPVKTITDFRNKS; translated from the coding sequence ATGACGCTGACAACAGGTGCAACCCTTCTTGTTGATTGCCTCGTAGAACAGGGCGCTTCAGCCATTTTCGGCGTTCCCGGCGAAAGCTATCTCGCCGTTTTGAACGCAATTTATGATGCCCCTTCCCTACGCTACATCAACGCCCGACAGGAAGGCGGCGCGTCCATGATGGCCGATGCCTGGTCCAAGCTGACCGGCGAAGTTGGATTGTGCATGGTCACTCGTGGTCCCGGCGCCACCAATGCCAGCTCCGGTGTGCATGTGGCCTTTCAGGATTCCACTCCGATGATCCTGTTCATCGGACAAGTCGCCAGCGATCAGATCGAACGCGAGGCCTTTCAGGAAATCGACTATCGCCGCATGTTTGGACAAATGGCCAAATGGGTCGCCCAGATCGATGATGCAGCCCGCATTCCCGAATATATCGCCCGCGCCTATCGCACGGCCCTTTCAGGGCGCCCCGGCCCGGTTGTTCTGGCCCTGCCAGAAGACATGCTCGTCAAGGAAATCGAAAAACCCGCAATTCTTCCTGCCAAGGCAACCCCGGCGGACAGCGCCCCTTCTGCTGCCGCACTTGCTGAACTGGAATCTCTGGTCGACAAGGCCGAGCGTCCATTCATGATCGTCGGCGGCGGCGGATGGTCTCTGAAAGCGAAAGAAGCTGTGACCAGCTTTGCAGAGAAGAATGGCATTCCAGTTGGCACATCCTTCCGCTGTCAGGACTATTTCCCCAACAATCACCCCAATTTCGCAGGACATGTGGGCATCGGCATCGACCCGGCCCTTGCCAAACGGGTCAAACAGAGCGATCTCCTTATCGTGCTGGGAGCGCGACTGGGTGAAATGACCACCTCCGGCTATACACTCATCAACACTCCCGTCCCGAGCCAGACACTCATTCACATTCACGCCGATCCGGAAGAACTGGGTCGCGTCTACCAGCCAACGCTCGCCATCGCCGCCCGTCATGAGACCATGGCCCTGATGCTCGGTGAACTTGGCCAGATCCGCACGACAGTTGATGCAGAATGGGTAAGCGATGCGCGCGCCGGCTATGACGCTTTCAGCGCAATCCCCGAGCGCAAACTCCCCGGCGACGTTCAAATGGCTGAAATCGTCAAGCATGTGGTAGCCAACACACCGGACAACACTGTCTTCACCAACGGCGCAGGCAACTATGCCATCTGGGTTCATCGCTTCATCAAATACCGAGGCTGGCGCACCCAACTCGCCCCGACGTCAGGCTCCATGGGCTATGGCATGCCTGCAGTCGTTGCAGCAGCCATTCAGGATCCCTCACGCCCGGCTATCTGCTTTGCTGGCGATGGCTGCTTCCAGATGACCTGCCAGGAATTTGCCACCGCCGCGCAGGAAGGCGCCCCCATCAAGGTTATTGTCGTCAACAACTCCATGTATGGCACCATCCGCATGCATCAGGAGCGGGAATACCCAACCCGCATTTCAGGCACGTCTCTGACAAACCCGGACTTTACCGCTATGGCAGCAGCCATGGGGGGGCATTCCGAGAAAGTGCTCAAAACCGAAGAATTCCCTGCCGCATTTGAACGCATGATGGCCCATGACGGCCCTGCATTGATTGAAATTGTCACCGAGCAGGAAGCCTTGACCCCAGTGAAGACCATCACCGATTTCCGCAACAAAAGCTGA
- a CDS encoding hydrogen peroxide-inducible genes activator — protein sequence MTIRPTLRQLHYLSALAEKRSFREAAAACLVSQSTLSAGIRQLEEILQVTLVDRESDHFRLTVMGVEILERARCLLRDADDLVAVAQRHDKPLAGRLRLGVIPSIGPFLLPRALPGLRKDFPELKLYLREALSRQLLDDVRAGRLDAAVLALPYPIDDFACESLGMDGFRVALPLDHPSVDKEVISSETLKNEALILLEDGHCIRDHILSCLDLGNAARRSRESGTDYIEATSLITIVQMVANGLGITLLPEIALKTGFVEGLDIALRDLAEQPAEREIAIVWRKNSAFEPNIRLLAGQLSDFV from the coding sequence ATGACCATCCGTCCCACTTTGCGACAACTTCATTATCTGTCCGCACTGGCTGAAAAACGGTCTTTTCGAGAGGCTGCTGCGGCCTGTCTGGTGTCTCAATCCACATTGAGTGCGGGGATTCGTCAGCTGGAAGAGATTCTGCAGGTAACTCTTGTGGATAGAGAAAGCGATCATTTCCGATTGACAGTCATGGGTGTGGAAATTCTGGAGCGGGCGCGGTGCCTGCTGCGTGATGCGGATGATCTTGTCGCGGTGGCGCAACGGCATGACAAGCCGTTGGCGGGGCGCTTGCGCCTTGGGGTCATTCCGTCTATCGGACCTTTTCTTCTGCCTCGGGCCTTGCCCGGGTTGCGAAAGGATTTTCCTGAATTGAAGCTCTATCTGCGCGAAGCTCTTTCGCGGCAGTTGCTAGATGATGTCCGGGCAGGTCGCCTTGATGCGGCGGTGCTCGCCTTGCCTTATCCTATTGATGATTTTGCATGCGAGAGTCTCGGTATGGATGGTTTTCGCGTTGCTTTGCCGCTGGATCACCCCTCTGTTGACAAGGAGGTCATATCCTCTGAGACGCTCAAGAATGAAGCGCTGATCCTGCTTGAAGACGGCCATTGTATACGAGACCACATCTTGTCCTGTCTTGATTTGGGAAATGCAGCTCGACGCTCGCGCGAGAGCGGGACGGACTATATTGAGGCAACGAGCCTCATTACGATTGTGCAGATGGTGGCCAATGGTCTCGGGATTACCTTGTTGCCTGAGATCGCCCTGAAAACCGGATTTGTCGAAGGGCTTGACATCGCGCTCAGGGATCTTGCCGAGCAGCCTGCTGAGCGGGAGATTGCCATTGTCTGGCGTAAAAATTCAGCCTTCGAGCCGAACATTCGACTCCTGGCGGGGCAGCTTTCAGACTTTGTGTAG
- a CDS encoding Fur family transcriptional regulator: MIELSEHDHSFCIERVLSDAKAVCAEKGVRLTDQRLAVLRVLAASHVPASAYDILNQLNKERKEKGEAMLAPVSIYRALEFLIQHGIIHRIESRNAYVACSESSETRHHHGQITIFLLCDKCGRAAEFQSESLGGLIETIAKEAKFSPNAPVMEIRGLCEDCRKAGL, from the coding sequence ATGATCGAATTGAGCGAGCATGACCACAGCTTTTGCATCGAGCGCGTGCTGAGTGACGCTAAAGCCGTTTGCGCTGAAAAAGGTGTCCGCTTGACCGATCAGCGTTTGGCTGTTTTGCGTGTTCTGGCCGCGAGCCATGTGCCTGCCAGTGCATATGATATTCTCAATCAACTCAACAAGGAGCGTAAGGAGAAGGGGGAAGCCATGTTGGCTCCGGTCTCCATCTATCGTGCTTTGGAATTTCTTATCCAGCACGGCATTATTCACCGCATCGAAAGCCGCAATGCTTATGTCGCTTGTAGTGAAAGCTCCGAGACACGTCACCACCATGGGCAGATTACTATCTTTTTGTTGTGCGATAAATGCGGACGTGCGGCGGAGTTTCAGTCAGAAAGCCTTGGGGGACTTATCGAAACCATTGCCAAGGAGGCCAAATTCAGCCCCAATGCTCCGGTAATGGAAATTCGCGGCCTTTGTGAGGATTGTCGGAAAGCAGGCCTTTAG
- a CDS encoding tautomerase family protein, with translation MPVITMTLGEDQIDLQQKNEFIQTVTKSASAITKIPEQSFIVFIEQLNCDNIGVGGISLTEKRKL, from the coding sequence ATGCCAGTTATCACCATGACGCTAGGCGAAGACCAAATTGATCTGCAACAGAAAAATGAATTTATTCAAACCGTGACGAAATCCGCTTCTGCAATCACCAAGATTCCCGAGCAATCTTTCATCGTTTTTATTGAACAGCTTAATTGCGACAATATCGGCGTCGGAGGCATTTCTCTCACCGAAAAAAGAAAACTTTGA
- the ispG gene encoding flavodoxin-dependent (E)-4-hydroxy-3-methylbut-2-enyl-diphosphate synthase — translation MSLSSPDLENAPQFLTAPLPRRITHAVKVGSVVVGGGEPIVVQSMTNTDTADVDSTVAQVAALHRAGSELVRITVDRDEAAKAVPLIKERLLRLGIDVPLVGDFHYIGHKLLGENPACAEALDKYRINPGNVGFKDKRDKQFSEMIELANRHDKPVRIGVNWGSLDQELLTRLMDENSLSDHPMPAQKVMHEAIIQSALLSAQRAEELGMGADKIILSAKVSQVQDLIAVNTELSRRSDYALHLGLTEAGMGTKGIVASAASMGMVLQQGIGDTIRVSLTPEPGGDRTREVQVAQELLQCMGFRSFIPIVAACPGCGRTTSTVFQELAQAIQNDIRDNMPVWREKYPGVEALNVAVMGCIVNGPGESKHADIGISLPGTGETPAAPVFVDGEKVATLRGADIAQDFHEMVLDYIEKRFGQA, via the coding sequence ATGTCTCTTTCATCGCCTGATCTTGAAAATGCCCCTCAGTTTTTGACAGCTCCCTTGCCAAGACGCATAACCCATGCCGTGAAGGTCGGGTCTGTTGTGGTTGGCGGCGGCGAGCCGATCGTGGTGCAGTCCATGACCAATACGGACACGGCAGATGTGGATAGCACTGTTGCCCAAGTGGCCGCCCTGCACCGGGCTGGCTCCGAGCTGGTACGCATCACGGTTGACCGGGACGAAGCTGCCAAGGCTGTGCCTCTCATCAAGGAACGGCTGCTGCGGCTTGGGATTGATGTGCCTCTGGTTGGAGATTTCCACTATATCGGACACAAGCTGCTTGGAGAAAATCCGGCCTGTGCGGAAGCGCTCGATAAATATCGGATCAATCCGGGTAACGTCGGGTTCAAAGACAAGAGAGACAAACAATTCTCGGAAATGATCGAGCTGGCCAATCGTCATGACAAGCCGGTGCGCATTGGGGTCAACTGGGGCTCTCTGGATCAGGAATTGCTGACCCGCCTCATGGATGAAAATTCGTTAAGTGACCATCCGATGCCTGCTCAGAAGGTGATGCATGAAGCGATCATCCAGTCGGCCCTGCTATCGGCGCAAAGAGCCGAAGAGCTTGGCATGGGGGCTGACAAGATCATTCTGTCGGCAAAGGTGTCTCAGGTTCAGGATCTGATCGCCGTCAACACCGAGCTATCCCGCCGTTCCGACTATGCCTTGCATCTGGGCTTGACCGAGGCTGGCATGGGCACAAAGGGGATCGTGGCGTCTGCGGCTTCCATGGGCATGGTTCTGCAACAGGGGATTGGCGATACTATTCGTGTCTCTCTGACGCCTGAGCCCGGGGGTGATCGCACAAGGGAAGTGCAGGTGGCTCAGGAGCTTCTGCAGTGTATGGGCTTCCGTTCTTTCATCCCGATTGTGGCCGCTTGTCCGGGCTGTGGTCGTACCACATCGACTGTCTTTCAAGAGCTGGCGCAGGCCATTCAAAACGATATTCGGGACAACATGCCTGTCTGGCGTGAGAAATATCCCGGCGTCGAAGCGCTCAATGTCGCCGTGATGGGGTGCATTGTAAACGGGCCGGGCGAATCCAAGCACGCTGATATTGGTATTTCATTGCCGGGTACGGGCGAAACGCCTGCGGCTCCGGTCTTTGTGGATGGCGAGAAAGTGGCAACTCTGCGTGGTGCGGATATTGCTCAAGACTTCCATGAGATGGTGCTCGACTATATCGAAAAGCGCTTTGGTCAGGCATAG
- the gcvA gene encoding transcriptional regulator GcvA: MLNYLPSLSALRAFEAAARHLSFTKAASELGVTQSAISRQMRSMEDLLGLRLFERTGSGLVLTEAGAAYAHKIRTKLQDIETATLELLAYRGQGGELTIACLPTLGARWLVPRLTKFTTAHPEILIQIVTKLEPFEFNGLDIDAAFHFGEGAWPNALTDELMPEFVVPMAHPDMLGELKEVGLQELLLRHPLLQATSRPSLWSHWFSRTGYTHPNPHVGPRFEHFHMVIRAAASKMGIAILPRLLAEEELASGELVQLDNQLTPSNGDYYFVYPQAKRASPNLQTFRTWVMREALSTKKKMNSALIREQEHHS; this comes from the coding sequence ATGCTAAATTATCTTCCTTCACTCTCTGCCTTGCGCGCCTTCGAGGCCGCCGCCCGCCACCTCAGCTTCACCAAAGCCGCCAGCGAACTGGGTGTCACTCAAAGCGCCATCTCCCGCCAGATGCGCTCCATGGAAGATTTGCTTGGCCTTCGACTGTTCGAGCGAACCGGTTCCGGGCTTGTGCTAACCGAAGCCGGCGCTGCCTATGCCCACAAGATCCGCACCAAACTGCAAGACATAGAAACGGCAACGCTGGAGCTTTTGGCCTACCGGGGACAGGGTGGTGAGTTGACCATCGCGTGCTTGCCCACGTTGGGAGCCCGCTGGCTCGTTCCGCGCCTGACGAAATTTACGACAGCGCATCCAGAAATCCTCATTCAGATTGTCACCAAGCTTGAGCCGTTTGAGTTTAACGGGCTTGATATCGACGCGGCATTTCACTTTGGCGAAGGCGCGTGGCCAAACGCCCTGACCGATGAGCTGATGCCTGAATTTGTGGTTCCAATGGCACATCCAGACATGCTGGGTGAACTGAAAGAAGTCGGCCTGCAAGAGTTGTTGTTGCGCCATCCGTTGCTGCAGGCAACGTCTCGCCCGTCCTTATGGTCGCATTGGTTTAGCCGCACCGGCTACACCCATCCCAACCCTCATGTTGGTCCACGCTTTGAACATTTTCATATGGTCATCCGCGCTGCTGCTTCGAAAATGGGTATTGCCATATTGCCACGCCTGCTCGCAGAAGAAGAATTGGCAAGCGGAGAGCTTGTGCAGCTGGACAACCAACTGACCCCGTCCAATGGTGACTATTACTTCGTATATCCGCAGGCAAAACGGGCCAGTCCGAATCTGCAAACCTTCCGCACATGGGTCATGCGCGAAGCTCTGAGCACCAAAAAGAAGATGAACAGCGCCCTCATCCGGGAGCAAGAACACCATTCCTAG
- a CDS encoding ABC transporter substrate-binding protein: protein MTKSARNWVVTLSMAATLFTSGAMAARNDIILGVRLEPPHLDPTAGAAAAIDEITYANIFEGLTRIDEHGEIKPALAESWTISADGLTYDFKLHQGVKFHDGSDFDADDVVFSLDRARGENSVNAQKALFEPIDSVTAKDKYTVEMTLKRPTGSMLFNLGWGDAVMVAPESADTNKSNPIGTGPFKLAKWVKGDSISLIRSPDYWGTPAKLEKATFKIVADAAAALSALMAGDVDAFPIFPAPEMLSQFGNDPRFKVVVGTTEGETILATNNGIKPFNDIRVRKAMAYAINRQSLIDGAMFGYGTLIGSHFAPHNPAYVDLSHVYDYNPEKARELLKEAGLENGFKARLFLPPTDYARRSGLIIASDFKKVGIELELINVEWAQWLSNVFKGKDYDLTIISHTEPMDIDIYARDDYYFNYKSDEFKAIIAKLNATADEAERTELLHQAQKKLNDDAVNGFLFQLPKTGVWNAKIKGLWANAPIQANDLTAVEWMD, encoded by the coding sequence ATGACAAAATCAGCAAGAAATTGGGTTGTCACCTTGTCCATGGCAGCAACGCTTTTCACGTCAGGAGCAATGGCTGCGCGAAATGATATCATTTTGGGTGTTCGCCTTGAGCCGCCTCATCTGGACCCAACGGCCGGAGCGGCGGCAGCTATCGACGAGATTACCTACGCCAACATCTTCGAGGGTCTCACACGCATCGACGAGCATGGGGAAATCAAACCGGCTCTCGCTGAAAGCTGGACGATCTCGGCCGATGGGCTCACCTATGACTTCAAGCTGCATCAGGGTGTCAAATTCCATGATGGCAGTGATTTCGATGCTGACGACGTGGTATTTTCGCTCGATCGCGCGCGCGGGGAAAATTCGGTCAACGCCCAGAAAGCTCTGTTCGAGCCCATCGATAGTGTCACTGCCAAGGACAAATACACAGTCGAAATGACGCTCAAGCGCCCGACCGGCTCCATGTTGTTCAATCTGGGCTGGGGCGATGCCGTCATGGTCGCACCGGAAAGCGCAGACACCAACAAGAGCAACCCGATAGGCACCGGCCCCTTCAAACTGGCAAAATGGGTCAAGGGTGATTCCATTTCGCTTATAAGAAGTCCAGACTATTGGGGCACCCCAGCCAAGCTTGAGAAGGCAACATTCAAGATTGTTGCCGATGCGGCAGCGGCTCTTTCCGCCCTGATGGCTGGCGATGTGGACGCATTCCCCATCTTCCCGGCCCCGGAGATGTTATCGCAATTTGGGAACGATCCTCGTTTCAAAGTGGTTGTTGGCACCACGGAAGGGGAAACCATTCTGGCCACCAACAATGGCATAAAACCCTTCAACGATATCCGCGTGCGGAAGGCCATGGCCTATGCGATCAACCGTCAGTCACTCATTGATGGCGCCATGTTCGGGTACGGCACGCTCATCGGCTCACACTTCGCGCCCCACAATCCGGCCTATGTCGATCTGTCCCATGTCTATGACTATAATCCGGAAAAAGCCAGGGAACTTCTCAAGGAAGCTGGTCTTGAAAACGGTTTCAAGGCGCGCCTGTTCCTGCCGCCAACCGACTATGCCCGTCGCTCCGGACTCATCATCGCCTCAGACTTCAAAAAGGTTGGCATCGAGCTGGAATTGATCAATGTGGAATGGGCCCAGTGGTTGAGCAATGTGTTCAAGGGCAAGGATTATGACCTGACCATTATCTCTCATACCGAGCCAATGGATATCGACATCTACGCCCGTGATGACTATTACTTCAACTACAAGAGCGACGAGTTCAAGGCAATCATCGCCAAGCTCAACGCGACGGCAGATGAAGCAGAACGCACGGAACTGCTGCATCAGGCTCAGAAAAAACTCAATGATGACGCAGTCAACGGCTTCCTCTTCCAGCTCCCCAAAACCGGGGTCTGGAACGCAAAAATCAAAGGCCTCTGGGCAAATGCTCCCATTCAGGCCAATGATCTAACTGCGGTAGAATGGATGGACTAA
- a CDS encoding farnesyl diphosphate synthase, giving the protein MSQQSQPIEARLKACAEEVAQKLEGLLSDDPRGAEQYRPPRLLAAMRHGILNGGKRIRPFLMIETAKMLGYEHPGVLRAACALECVHSYSLIHDDLPAMDDDALRRGKPTVHVAFDEATAILAGDSLLTIAFDIMADEKTHYQADVRAELVRGLAQNAGIGGMAGGQSLDLAAEGKSLTEGEIRQLEQMKTGALLRFACEAGAMLAQASAKERAAVTRFGTIIGLAFQLADDLLDVTATSAQLGKTAGKDLKAEKATLVSLHGIDATRSELNTLIKEAEALLAPFGNQADTLTATARFIATRKS; this is encoded by the coding sequence ATGTCCCAACAGTCGCAACCAATAGAAGCTCGCCTGAAAGCCTGCGCAGAAGAAGTGGCGCAGAAATTGGAGGGATTGCTGTCCGACGACCCAAGGGGCGCGGAACAATATCGCCCTCCACGACTGCTGGCAGCCATGCGCCACGGGATTCTGAATGGCGGAAAACGCATTCGCCCCTTCCTGATGATCGAAACCGCCAAGATGCTCGGCTATGAGCATCCCGGCGTATTGCGCGCAGCCTGCGCATTGGAATGCGTGCACAGCTACAGCCTCATCCATGACGACTTGCCAGCCATGGACGACGACGCCCTGCGCCGCGGCAAACCGACAGTTCATGTGGCCTTCGACGAAGCAACAGCCATTCTGGCTGGCGATAGCTTGCTGACCATTGCCTTTGACATCATGGCCGACGAGAAGACCCACTATCAAGCAGATGTACGAGCAGAACTTGTGCGCGGGCTCGCGCAAAATGCCGGTATCGGCGGCATGGCTGGAGGACAAAGCCTTGATCTTGCGGCTGAAGGAAAAAGCCTTACAGAAGGGGAAATCCGGCAGCTAGAGCAAATGAAAACAGGGGCGTTGCTACGATTTGCCTGCGAGGCTGGTGCCATGTTGGCTCAGGCAAGTGCCAAAGAGCGCGCTGCTGTCACACGCTTTGGCACGATCATCGGCCTTGCATTCCAGCTTGCGGACGATCTTCTTGATGTCACGGCCACCTCTGCCCAGTTGGGCAAGACCGCAGGCAAGGACTTGAAGGCAGAAAAGGCAACGCTCGTCAGTCTGCACGGCATTGACGCCACCCGGTCAGAACTGAACACGCTGATCAAGGAAGCGGAAGCCTTGCTCGCGCCATTTGGCAATCAGGCCGACACGCTCACAGCAACGGCCCGCTTCATCGCAACGCGCAAGAGCTGA